Proteins found in one Brevibacillus brevis genomic segment:
- a CDS encoding condensation domain-containing protein produces the protein MMDKTFVKTIPLSEAQKDYYLHDLVYPMSPYYQEQYLFQFESRLDVSVTIRALYEIVKRHEIYRSIFVLEDEPIQKVYSEPVLDFEHVSSATWDDTRIREYFHQEFSKPFTLEEGPLFSCRLLDYKESGSILSFKFHHICFDGWSVSLTLDEFTMIYQLLITGNDHELQPQIHQYADFVEWEQNYIDSQEGEAARDFWKKKLGGTLERLEVPADKKRPGTPSFKGGISFFTFTRELRDELIAYHKQNQYPTDVIYLSLFSAFLYRIAGQDDIIVGVPRYGRPKREFHTIMGPCMVMLPLRIKIPKNSSLRELAKLIHEELSICSQYQNYPISLIAAELQYERDKKYASFFSTAFVHQKAIKQNAAIMLGNAQNTFDSNGLTVSTYPIGKDVSQYDLCLVVEKDNHHDILAGFEYNADILEEETIAKWIADFERTSLSLLKNDCETIPVYGLPSLKILPEDVTPFSTASIKFEQETFEWPCLQKNGISQLVEAWDTSSYAIFMTAFLVLLYAETEKEDLALAFRAGWDECEDVPSALLLRADLSGNPLFGDLVLQVQSKLKEAHYHQVSFPIPHEPQLLFEMSDNDYPSTIDFQFRIHETIDHINGAITYHANVFKRETVQRICTQYEYLLENVTAEPHQRIREIVSHLNSQFLTSDDFEQLFL, from the coding sequence ATGATGGATAAAACTTTTGTCAAAACCATCCCTCTGTCTGAGGCTCAAAAAGATTACTATCTACACGATTTGGTCTATCCAATGAGTCCTTATTATCAGGAGCAGTATCTGTTCCAATTCGAAAGTCGATTGGATGTATCGGTTACAATCCGTGCTCTTTATGAGATCGTGAAACGCCACGAAATCTATCGTTCCATTTTTGTTTTGGAAGACGAGCCCATTCAAAAAGTATATAGCGAGCCCGTATTGGATTTTGAACATGTGTCTTCCGCTACCTGGGACGACACGAGGATTAGAGAGTATTTTCATCAGGAATTCAGCAAACCTTTTACGCTAGAAGAGGGGCCGTTATTCAGTTGCAGATTGCTGGATTATAAAGAAAGCGGCAGTATTTTAAGCTTCAAGTTTCACCATATCTGCTTTGATGGGTGGAGTGTCTCGCTCACGCTCGATGAATTTACGATGATCTACCAACTACTGATAACGGGCAATGATCACGAGTTGCAACCACAAATACACCAATACGCAGACTTTGTGGAGTGGGAACAGAATTACATAGACAGCCAAGAAGGCGAAGCTGCGAGAGATTTTTGGAAAAAGAAATTGGGCGGGACTCTTGAGAGGTTAGAAGTACCGGCAGATAAAAAACGTCCTGGTACCCCTTCATTTAAAGGGGGGATATCATTCTTTACGTTTACCCGCGAACTCCGGGATGAGTTGATTGCTTATCATAAACAGAATCAATACCCTACAGATGTCATTTATTTATCTCTTTTTAGTGCTTTTCTTTATCGGATAGCTGGGCAAGACGACATCATTGTTGGCGTACCGAGGTACGGCAGACCGAAAAGAGAGTTTCATACGATCATGGGACCGTGTATGGTGATGCTTCCCCTGCGAATCAAAATTCCAAAGAACAGCTCGCTTCGTGAGTTGGCCAAGCTAATACATGAAGAGTTGTCTATATGTTCACAGTATCAAAACTATCCCATTTCTTTGATTGCAGCTGAGTTGCAATATGAGCGCGATAAAAAATATGCGTCCTTTTTTTCAACGGCTTTCGTCCATCAAAAAGCGATTAAGCAAAATGCAGCCATTATGCTGGGAAATGCCCAAAATACGTTTGATAGCAATGGTCTTACCGTAAGCACCTATCCGATTGGCAAAGATGTATCCCAGTATGATTTATGCTTGGTCGTTGAAAAGGACAACCATCATGACATATTGGCAGGATTCGAATACAATGCGGATATTTTGGAGGAAGAAACCATTGCCAAATGGATTGCCGACTTTGAACGCACCAGTCTGTCTCTTTTGAAAAATGATTGCGAAACCATCCCTGTATATGGTTTGCCTTCCCTCAAGATATTGCCGGAGGACGTCACCCCGTTCTCTACCGCCTCCATAAAGTTCGAGCAAGAAACGTTTGAATGGCCATGCTTGCAGAAGAATGGGATCTCTCAACTGGTTGAAGCTTGGGATACGTCTTCCTATGCGATATTCATGACCGCATTTCTCGTACTTTTGTATGCAGAAACCGAGAAGGAGGATTTGGCTTTGGCATTTCGTGCGGGGTGGGACGAGTGCGAGGATGTCCCAAGCGCCTTGCTTTTACGAGCGGATCTGTCAGGCAATCCACTATTTGGCGATTTGGTTTTGCAAGTACAAAGCAAGTTAAAAGAAGCCCATTATCATCAAGTGTCCTTTCCTATACCTCATGAGCCCCAACTCTTATTTGAAATGAGTGACAACGACTATCCCTCCACGATTGATTTTCAATTCCGCATCCATGAAACTATCGATCACATAAATGGTGCCATTACCTATCATGCGAATGTATTCAAGAGAGAGACTGTGCAACGGATTTGCACCCAATATGAATACTTGTTGGAAAATGTGACAGCCGAGCCGCATCAAAGAATCCGCGAGATTGTCAGTCATCTGAACAGTCAATTCCTGACCAGTGATGATTTTGAACAATTATTTCTGTAG